The following coding sequences lie in one Changpingibacter yushuensis genomic window:
- a CDS encoding peptide ABC transporter substrate-binding protein: MKFKRSLLAVPAALALALSACSSGTASDDNSSADASSTAGASTGIVTANGSEPQNPLIPANTNETGGGRIVDLLFAGLVYYDAEGATHNEMAESIETDDSQNYTIKIKEGQKFSDGTEVQAHNFVDAWKLAVSEAQLSAYFFEPIEGYSDEAGSELTGLTVVDDYTFTVALNQPESDFPQRLGYSAFFPLPDSTLADTENGGEHPVGNGPYMLASDDAWEHNVQIQLVPNPEYQGDRAAQNGGVTIVFYAQQDAAYADLTAGNLDILDAIPDSALSTFEDELGDRAVNQPSAVFQSFTIPQSLPHFSGEEGQLRREAISLSINRDQITDTIFSGTRTPAVDFTSPVVDGFNDSLEGSDILTYDPDRAADLWAQADAISPWEGTFAIAYNSDGGHQTWVDAVTNSIKNTLGIDAEGAPYPDFASLRTEVTDRTITTAFRTGWQADYPGLYNFLAPIYATGAGSNDGDYSNPEFDSLLSQAAAASDVDTANGLLDQAQEILLTDLPAIPLWYSNVTGGYGESVDNVVFGWNSVPLYYAVTKN, encoded by the coding sequence ATGAAATTCAAGCGGTCCCTACTGGCAGTGCCAGCGGCACTTGCTCTTGCGCTCTCTGCTTGCTCATCAGGAACGGCTTCAGATGACAATTCATCTGCCGATGCCTCAAGCACAGCGGGAGCATCAACCGGAATCGTCACCGCGAATGGTTCCGAGCCACAGAATCCGCTCATCCCAGCCAACACCAATGAAACCGGTGGCGGCCGAATCGTCGACCTGCTCTTCGCCGGTCTCGTGTACTACGACGCCGAAGGCGCCACGCACAACGAGATGGCTGAGTCTATCGAGACCGATGACTCCCAGAATTACACCATCAAGATCAAGGAAGGCCAGAAGTTCTCGGACGGCACCGAGGTTCAGGCTCACAACTTCGTTGATGCATGGAAGCTCGCAGTTTCCGAAGCTCAGCTGAGCGCATACTTCTTCGAGCCAATTGAGGGCTACTCGGATGAAGCTGGCTCGGAGCTCACCGGCCTCACAGTGGTGGACGACTACACCTTCACCGTTGCTCTCAACCAGCCGGAATCCGACTTCCCGCAGCGCCTTGGCTACTCAGCCTTCTTCCCGCTGCCGGATTCAACGCTTGCTGATACCGAAAACGGTGGCGAGCACCCAGTTGGCAACGGCCCCTACATGCTTGCAAGCGACGATGCATGGGAGCACAACGTTCAGATTCAGCTCGTTCCGAACCCTGAGTACCAGGGCGACCGCGCTGCTCAGAACGGTGGCGTGACAATCGTCTTCTACGCCCAGCAGGATGCGGCCTACGCCGATCTGACTGCAGGCAACCTTGACATCCTCGATGCCATTCCCGATTCGGCTCTTTCGACCTTCGAAGATGAACTTGGCGATCGCGCAGTGAACCAGCCTTCTGCTGTGTTCCAGTCCTTCACCATTCCTCAGTCGCTCCCACACTTCAGTGGCGAGGAAGGCCAGCTGCGCCGCGAGGCAATCTCGCTTTCCATCAATCGTGATCAGATCACCGACACGATCTTCTCTGGCACCCGCACCCCGGCCGTTGACTTCACGTCACCAGTCGTGGACGGCTTCAACGATTCCCTCGAAGGCTCAGACATCCTGACCTACGATCCGGATCGCGCTGCTGACCTGTGGGCTCAGGCTGACGCCATCTCCCCATGGGAAGGAACCTTCGCTATTGCTTACAACTCTGATGGCGGGCACCAGACCTGGGTTGATGCTGTGACCAACTCGATCAAGAACACTCTTGGTATCGATGCTGAAGGTGCACCGTACCCCGATTTCGCTTCCCTGCGTACCGAGGTTACTGACCGCACCATCACCACCGCGTTCCGCACCGGTTGGCAGGCCGATTACCCGGGCCTGTACAACTTCCTCGCTCCGATCTACGCCACAGGCGCAGGTTCGAACGACGGCGACTACTCGAACCCCGAGTTCGATTCGTTGCTTTCACAGGCTGCGGCAGCATCTGACGTGGACACCGCTAACGGACTGCTCGACCAGGCTCAGGAAATCCTCCTGACCGATCTGCCGGCCATTCCGCTCTGGTACTCGAACGTCACCGGTGGCTACGGCGAATCCGTTGACAACGTCGTGTTCGGTTGGAACTCGGTCCCGCTCTACTACGCGGTCACCAAGAACTGA
- a CDS encoding ABC transporter permease has translation MLRYVGRRLLQTIPVFFGATFLIFAMVYLLPGDPVAALGGERGVTEAVRQRIEQEYNLDKPFVLQYLLYIKGVFTLDFGTTFSGRAVSDVISHAFPITLRLALMAIIIEAVLGILIGVIAGVRKGGIIDSSALVLSLVFISVPIFVMGFLMQYFVGVKWGILPATVGPNVSFRSLLMPAIVLSIGSLAYVIRLTRQSVVENVSADFVRTARAKGMSNGSVMTRHILRNSLIPVVTFLGGDLGALMGGAIVTEGIFAVNGIGGTLYQAVLKGEPSTVVSITTVMVLIYIIVNLLVDLLYAVLDPRIRYE, from the coding sequence ATGCTCCGGTACGTTGGCCGGCGCCTCCTGCAGACTATTCCAGTCTTCTTTGGGGCGACATTCCTCATCTTCGCGATGGTGTACCTCCTTCCAGGTGACCCTGTTGCTGCCCTCGGCGGCGAACGCGGAGTGACGGAGGCCGTTCGGCAAAGGATCGAACAGGAATACAACCTCGACAAGCCTTTCGTGTTGCAGTATCTGCTGTACATCAAGGGCGTCTTCACGCTTGACTTCGGCACTACCTTCTCAGGGCGTGCCGTCTCTGACGTCATCAGCCATGCATTCCCCATCACGCTTCGCCTCGCCCTCATGGCGATCATCATTGAAGCAGTGTTGGGAATCCTCATTGGCGTCATCGCTGGCGTTCGCAAAGGTGGAATCATTGATTCCTCCGCGCTGGTGCTTTCATTGGTATTCATCTCTGTTCCCATCTTCGTGATGGGCTTCTTGATGCAATACTTCGTGGGCGTGAAGTGGGGGATACTCCCTGCAACGGTTGGGCCAAACGTGAGCTTCCGAAGTCTGTTGATGCCTGCAATTGTGCTTTCCATCGGATCACTGGCATATGTGATCCGATTGACCCGCCAGTCTGTTGTTGAGAACGTCTCTGCTGATTTCGTTCGCACAGCACGTGCCAAGGGCATGTCAAATGGTTCCGTCATGACTCGCCACATTCTGCGTAACTCACTCATCCCGGTGGTCACCTTCTTGGGTGGCGACCTAGGCGCATTGATGGGTGGCGCAATCGTGACGGAAGGTATCTTCGCCGTCAACGGCATTGGCGGAACGCTTTACCAAGCGGTACTTAAGGGTGAGCCTTCCACGGTCGTTTCAATTACCACCGTCATGGTTCTCATCTACATTATTGTCAACCTCCTTGTTGACCTTCTTTATGCAGTGCTCGATCCAAGGATTCGTTATGAGTAA
- a CDS encoding ABC transporter permease, protein MSNFPTAHPYQGHYVSETDETGLGAVDAVDDDRAPSSLWKEAWRNMRRRPLFWISAIIIFVALAISIFPQLFTSVDPRYCDLANSQGSPTSGHPFGFDRQGCDIYSRVIYGARASVSVGVLSTIAVVILGGVLGSLAGYIGGWLDSLISRVTDIFFAIPLILAAIVIMQLFKDNRNVAMVVVVLAIFGWVQIARITRGAVMSAKNEEYVTAARALGTSKARILISHILPNAAAPMIVYATVALGTFIVTEATLSFMGIGLPPSIVSWGGDISTAQASLRTAPMILFYPAMALALTVLSFIMMGDVVRDALDPKARK, encoded by the coding sequence ATGAGTAATTTCCCAACGGCTCACCCGTACCAGGGCCACTACGTATCGGAAACAGACGAAACCGGACTCGGTGCCGTAGACGCTGTCGACGACGACCGCGCGCCGTCGTCGTTATGGAAAGAAGCGTGGCGCAACATGCGGCGCCGCCCTCTGTTCTGGATATCCGCGATCATCATCTTTGTTGCACTGGCAATTTCGATCTTCCCGCAGCTCTTCACCTCGGTTGACCCACGCTACTGCGATCTGGCCAACTCTCAGGGAAGTCCCACAAGTGGTCATCCATTTGGTTTTGACCGTCAGGGATGCGACATCTACTCGCGCGTCATTTACGGTGCTCGCGCATCGGTATCAGTTGGAGTCCTCTCCACGATCGCAGTGGTTATTCTGGGTGGAGTTTTGGGTTCGCTCGCGGGCTACATTGGTGGCTGGCTGGACTCACTAATTTCGCGTGTCACTGACATCTTCTTCGCGATTCCGCTGATCTTGGCTGCTATTGTGATCATGCAGCTCTTCAAGGACAACCGCAACGTTGCGATGGTTGTGGTGGTGCTGGCGATCTTCGGCTGGGTGCAGATCGCACGAATCACGCGTGGTGCTGTGATGTCAGCCAAGAATGAGGAGTACGTGACTGCGGCTCGCGCTCTGGGCACATCGAAGGCAAGGATCCTTATTTCCCACATCCTGCCCAATGCGGCAGCGCCAATGATCGTGTACGCCACGGTTGCACTTGGAACATTCATCGTTACCGAGGCCACCTTGTCCTTCATGGGTATTGGCTTGCCGCCTTCGATCGTCTCGTGGGGCGGGGATATCTCAACAGCTCAGGCCTCCTTGAGAACTGCTCCAATGATCCTGTTCTACCCGGCTATGGCTCTGGCACTAACGGTGCTGAGCTTCATCATGATGGGCGACGTGGTACGCGACGCCCTTGATCCGAAGGCACGCAAGTAA
- a CDS encoding dipeptide ABC transporter ATP-binding protein, with the protein MTQSISNQSAEAVAVPEREELEPLLKVTDLEVSFRSSTGMVPAVRKASFVIYPGQTVAIVGESGSGKSTSAAAVIGLLPGTGQVTGGTIELAGRDITHLSDKEMESVRGKEIGMVPQDPMTNLNPVWRIGTQVKEALRANHVVPRSEEGQRVADLLEEAGLPDAERRAKQFPHEFSGGMRQRVLIAIGLAASPKLLIADEPTSALDVTVQRRILDHMQEMTQELGTAVLFITHDLGLAAERAEHLIVMHRGRIVESGPALEILQHPQHPYTQRLVKAAPSLASARIESAHAAGVQVTEEELTGAGAGATSTDVIIGVKDLVRDFDVRGAKGEAKVLRAVDHVSFDVRRKTTLALVGESGSGKSTVANMVLHLLDPTEGKIFYDGQDTSSFANKELLALRRKMQVVFQNPYGSLDPMYSIFRVIEEPLKVHKIGNDKERELRVSELLDLVALPRSTMRRYPNELSGGQRQRVAVARALALGPEVVVLDEAVSALDVLVQNQILHLLNDLQAELGLSYLFITHDLAVVRQMADDVVVMEKGRVVEAGPTDQLFAHPQQAYTRELIDAVPGRGIELGM; encoded by the coding sequence ATGACACAATCAATCTCCAACCAATCGGCTGAAGCCGTGGCGGTACCCGAGCGCGAAGAGCTCGAACCGCTGTTGAAGGTGACTGATCTTGAGGTTTCCTTCCGATCCTCGACTGGCATGGTGCCCGCGGTTCGCAAAGCAAGCTTCGTGATTTACCCCGGCCAGACTGTTGCCATCGTGGGTGAATCTGGATCTGGCAAGTCCACCTCCGCGGCCGCTGTGATCGGCCTACTTCCCGGCACCGGTCAGGTGACGGGCGGAACCATCGAGTTGGCGGGGCGTGACATCACGCATCTGTCTGACAAGGAGATGGAGTCCGTCCGCGGCAAAGAGATTGGCATGGTTCCTCAGGACCCCATGACCAACCTCAATCCCGTGTGGCGTATCGGTACCCAGGTGAAGGAAGCGCTGCGGGCCAACCACGTTGTTCCTCGTTCTGAGGAAGGTCAACGAGTTGCCGACCTCCTTGAGGAAGCTGGACTGCCGGATGCGGAACGCCGCGCCAAGCAATTCCCTCACGAGTTTTCCGGTGGCATGCGCCAGCGCGTACTCATTGCTATCGGCTTGGCCGCTAGCCCCAAGCTGCTCATCGCCGATGAACCGACATCCGCGTTGGACGTGACCGTCCAGCGTCGGATCTTGGATCATATGCAGGAGATGACTCAGGAGCTGGGAACCGCGGTTCTGTTCATTACGCACGATTTGGGTTTGGCTGCTGAGCGCGCTGAGCACCTCATCGTGATGCATCGTGGCCGCATCGTGGAATCTGGGCCAGCGCTGGAGATTCTCCAGCATCCTCAGCACCCCTACACGCAGCGCCTCGTGAAGGCAGCGCCTTCACTCGCATCTGCTCGCATTGAATCGGCCCACGCCGCAGGCGTTCAGGTAACTGAAGAAGAACTGACGGGCGCGGGCGCGGGAGCTACCTCCACTGATGTGATCATTGGCGTTAAGGATTTGGTGCGCGATTTCGATGTGCGCGGGGCGAAGGGCGAGGCCAAGGTACTTCGCGCTGTCGACCATGTCAGTTTCGATGTGCGCCGCAAAACCACGCTCGCGCTGGTAGGCGAGTCGGGCTCCGGCAAGTCGACCGTGGCGAACATGGTGCTGCACCTGCTTGATCCCACTGAGGGCAAGATCTTCTACGACGGTCAGGACACTTCATCCTTCGCCAACAAGGAGCTCCTTGCACTACGCCGCAAGATGCAAGTGGTGTTCCAGAATCCATACGGATCGCTGGATCCGATGTACTCGATCTTCCGGGTCATCGAGGAGCCTCTCAAGGTGCACAAGATCGGAAATGACAAGGAACGCGAACTGCGCGTTTCTGAGTTGCTCGATCTGGTTGCCTTGCCGCGTTCCACCATGCGTCGCTATCCCAACGAACTCTCCGGTGGTCAACGCCAGCGCGTTGCAGTTGCGCGTGCGCTGGCACTCGGCCCGGAAGTTGTGGTGTTGGATGAGGCGGTATCCGCACTGGACGTCCTAGTTCAGAATCAGATTCTCCACCTGCTCAACGATTTGCAGGCGGAACTGGGGCTTTCCTACTTGTTCATTACCCATGACTTGGCCGTGGTCCGCCAGATGGCGGACGACGTCGTGGTGATGGAGAAGGGCCGCGTGGTCGAAGCGGGCCCCACGGACCAACTGTTCGCTCATCCTCAGCAGGCCTACACGCGCGAACTCATCGACGCTGTTCCGGGCCGAGGAATCGAACTGGGCATGTGA
- a CDS encoding response regulator transcription factor: MDKIVTVSIINDYSVIVEGVARMLEHDTRIKVVELADVANLGEPVDVALYDSFASMSRASHLKHLCEDPRFSRVVVYSFRADPQIIAAALAIGADGYITKDTDARTLAETLVRVANGERVVQVRGVKPEPGEVQEAAIPLMRNRRPHTLWPGQRNGLTPREAEIFALITQGLTNQEIAENCNISMNSVKTYIRQAYRKVGVERRSQAVLWGAKNGLLPSTEHALIVNE; encoded by the coding sequence ATGGACAAGATCGTCACGGTCTCGATCATCAATGACTATTCCGTCATCGTCGAAGGCGTAGCGCGGATGTTGGAACACGACACGCGAATCAAGGTTGTGGAACTCGCTGACGTGGCCAATCTAGGTGAGCCCGTAGACGTCGCGCTGTACGATTCCTTTGCTTCCATGTCTAGAGCCAGCCACCTGAAACATCTATGCGAAGATCCGCGTTTCTCACGTGTGGTGGTCTATTCGTTCCGAGCAGATCCACAGATCATCGCCGCTGCGCTAGCCATTGGAGCAGACGGCTACATCACCAAGGATACGGACGCGCGAACCCTCGCAGAGACACTGGTACGGGTGGCAAACGGCGAACGGGTAGTTCAGGTACGCGGAGTGAAGCCGGAGCCCGGCGAAGTTCAGGAAGCCGCAATTCCACTTATGCGCAACCGCAGGCCCCATACCCTGTGGCCTGGCCAACGGAACGGGCTCACGCCACGCGAAGCCGAAATCTTTGCGCTCATCACCCAGGGCCTCACGAATCAGGAGATTGCGGAGAACTGCAACATTTCGATGAACTCGGTGAAGACTTACATCCGGCAGGCATACCGAAAAGTGGGTGTGGAGCGGCGTAGCCAAGCTGTGTTGTGGGGCGCGAAGAATGGGTTACTCCCCAGCACTGAGCACGCCCTCATTGTGAACGAGTAA
- a CDS encoding glycosyltransferase, producing the protein MLIGYYVDQQGDGHRNRALQIAQQLNCDVVGFGTITQLDGWPGRWNRLADDTSGLIVDPSAGGVFHWAPLRHEGHRQRMGVVAVELAAGLDAMVVDSSTEVAALSRLMGVPTVLVAMRAHEHDRAQHRAFDLANLIIATWPESAPEPGWKQEWLAKTTYTGAISRFDSLSVEVAKKFSETLPTTAQPKDPLKRALVVWGASQPELPESELRNVASSTEGWSWRMRSPRRPSPNLWREMLDADVVVTHAGQNTIAEVAAAARPAIVVAQPSDYGEQAANARALARFGACVAVQEWPDPTMWPQLLDSAIRMDTSSWAEWNNRGGAALAAEAIRRLASKRR; encoded by the coding sequence ATGCTGATCGGCTACTACGTTGACCAGCAAGGAGACGGCCATCGCAATCGCGCGCTGCAAATCGCCCAGCAACTGAACTGCGACGTGGTGGGGTTCGGTACCATAACGCAACTTGACGGTTGGCCAGGCCGATGGAATCGGCTGGCAGATGACACTTCGGGCCTCATCGTGGACCCCAGCGCAGGCGGTGTTTTCCACTGGGCCCCGCTACGCCATGAAGGGCATCGCCAACGGATGGGTGTAGTGGCGGTGGAGTTGGCCGCAGGCCTGGATGCGATGGTTGTGGACTCATCCACAGAGGTGGCTGCGCTTTCGCGCCTCATGGGGGTGCCCACCGTGTTAGTTGCCATGCGGGCTCATGAACACGACCGCGCCCAGCATCGCGCATTCGATCTAGCGAACCTCATCATTGCCACCTGGCCCGAATCAGCGCCGGAGCCCGGCTGGAAACAAGAGTGGCTGGCAAAGACCACGTACACAGGCGCAATTTCACGCTTCGATTCGCTGAGCGTGGAGGTTGCCAAGAAGTTTAGCGAAACACTGCCGACCACAGCCCAACCGAAAGATCCGCTCAAACGTGCTCTTGTAGTCTGGGGTGCCTCGCAGCCAGAGTTGCCGGAATCAGAGTTGCGAAACGTGGCTTCCTCCACGGAGGGATGGTCATGGCGGATGCGCAGCCCCCGCCGCCCCTCCCCCAACTTATGGCGCGAAATGCTGGATGCCGATGTGGTGGTAACTCACGCGGGGCAAAACACGATCGCGGAGGTGGCAGCAGCCGCTCGCCCAGCGATAGTGGTGGCCCAACCATCCGACTATGGCGAACAAGCGGCCAATGCCCGCGCACTCGCGCGATTCGGAGCGTGCGTCGCAGTTCAAGAATGGCCGGATCCAACGATGTGGCCGCAGCTTCTAGATAGCGCAATTCGTATGGATACGAGCAGCTGGGCCGAATGGAACAACCGTGGTGGTGCCGCCCTAGCAGCGGAAGCAATCCGAAGATTGGCCAGCAAACGCCGCTGA
- a CDS encoding NAD(P)/FAD-dependent oxidoreductase, with product MSTQTTNARHRPHVVVVGGGFGGLNAVRQLRHANVDITLIDRHTYNTFQPLIYQVATAALNPGDITWFLRSVRAKQKNVRFVRGTVESIDHEAKALTLDGNVTVKYDYLILAAGVTANFFGIPGAETFAFPLYRRSHALRVRDKLFAKLEDAAMNAEDQEDLRIIVVGAGPTGVETAGALAEMRNQDLPVTYPELDPHRVNISLVEMSPNVLGPFHSSLRDYAKKALEKRGVDLRLATAVKEVREDGVVVENHAKQEFLESELVIWASGVTAHPSVAAWNVPQGRGGRILVDEHHRVAGLPGVFAVGDISINPDNPLPQLAQPAVQAGKHVAKFIRAEVEGKEQPKPFTYVDKGTMATIGRSSAIAEITGLPRMKGFPAWIIWVGIHVAQLLGNRNRLATMTNLSLKYIGWRSHNAIVGETPYTAARKPRVIDHNPHSPGSAESAE from the coding sequence ATGTCGACCCAAACAACGAACGCCCGCCACCGCCCGCACGTCGTCGTAGTGGGAGGTGGATTCGGCGGATTGAATGCCGTTCGGCAACTACGCCATGCCAATGTGGATATCACGCTGATTGACCGACACACGTACAACACGTTCCAGCCACTCATTTACCAAGTCGCAACAGCCGCACTGAACCCTGGTGACATCACCTGGTTCCTGCGCTCAGTGCGAGCCAAACAGAAGAACGTACGCTTCGTTCGTGGCACAGTGGAGTCGATCGACCACGAAGCCAAAGCGCTCACCTTAGACGGAAACGTCACCGTCAAATACGACTACTTGATCCTCGCAGCTGGAGTCACCGCCAACTTCTTCGGGATTCCCGGCGCCGAAACCTTTGCATTCCCGCTCTACCGCCGCTCCCACGCACTTAGGGTTCGCGACAAGCTATTCGCCAAACTTGAAGACGCTGCCATGAACGCGGAGGATCAGGAAGACCTGCGGATCATCGTTGTGGGAGCAGGGCCAACCGGCGTGGAGACTGCTGGTGCACTAGCCGAGATGCGCAACCAAGATCTGCCTGTCACATATCCGGAGCTGGACCCGCATCGAGTAAACATTTCACTGGTCGAAATGTCACCCAACGTGCTTGGCCCATTCCACTCCAGCCTGCGCGACTACGCCAAGAAAGCTCTGGAGAAGCGCGGCGTAGACCTGCGCCTCGCGACGGCTGTGAAGGAAGTGCGCGAGGACGGCGTCGTCGTCGAAAATCATGCGAAGCAGGAATTCCTTGAATCAGAACTGGTCATCTGGGCTTCCGGAGTTACGGCACATCCGAGCGTTGCCGCATGGAACGTCCCTCAGGGCCGTGGTGGGCGCATCCTTGTGGATGAACACCATCGAGTTGCCGGGTTACCGGGAGTTTTTGCCGTGGGCGACATCTCGATTAATCCAGACAATCCGCTGCCCCAACTAGCCCAGCCTGCGGTTCAGGCCGGCAAACACGTGGCAAAGTTCATCCGCGCCGAAGTGGAGGGCAAGGAGCAACCCAAGCCATTCACGTACGTGGACAAAGGGACCATGGCAACAATTGGCCGTTCATCAGCAATCGCTGAGATAACTGGCCTACCCCGCATGAAAGGCTTCCCAGCATGGATCATCTGGGTGGGGATCCATGTGGCGCAACTCTTGGGGAACCGAAACCGCCTAGCCACCATGACCAACCTGAGCCTCAAGTACATCGGGTGGAGAAGCCACAACGCGATTGTGGGCGAAACCCCCTACACCGCTGCACGCAAACCTCGAGTGATCGACCACAACCCGCATTCGCCCGGAAGCGCTGAATCGGCGGAGTGA
- a CDS encoding DUF1801 domain-containing protein, which yields MAKTKPTNVPVEEFLFGVVPPKRQSDGVALAEIFREVTGTEPVMWGPTMVGYGSFHYASASGSTEGDWPRVAFSPRKAQLSLYGLKDLPEQVRLLPQLGTYTEGVGCVYVKKLEDVDLSVMRQLIAMAWNRTDG from the coding sequence ATGGCCAAGACAAAACCGACCAATGTTCCTGTTGAAGAGTTCCTGTTCGGAGTGGTCCCACCTAAACGCCAGAGTGATGGAGTTGCGCTGGCAGAGATCTTCCGTGAGGTAACGGGCACGGAACCCGTCATGTGGGGCCCCACCATGGTGGGCTATGGAAGTTTTCATTACGCTTCTGCTTCTGGCAGCACAGAAGGTGATTGGCCCCGGGTCGCGTTTTCGCCGCGCAAGGCACAGCTTTCCCTCTATGGTTTGAAAGATCTTCCGGAACAAGTACGCCTTCTTCCACAACTGGGCACCTACACCGAGGGTGTGGGGTGCGTATATGTGAAGAAGCTTGAGGATGTGGACCTCTCAGTCATGCGCCAGCTCATAGCGATGGCTTGGAATCGCACGGACGGATGA
- a CDS encoding NAD(P)-dependent oxidoreductase: protein MRIAFLGTGRMGTELVLRLISSGSHDVVVWNRTPDKAHRSVAGGAKLAFTPENAIKGADLVMTCLFGPDAVEEIVMAPELLPEGTVWADVTTISPEDAKRQAEWAAARGIDFVHSPVVGTLGPARAGMLGVYVGGACPRAREVVHEAVKAYADPERLRCMESASEAATAKLLANLALAVTAQGVSEAIRLGAAQNLTAERVLDLLGSTGLAWMANFKRDFTLGRDTAEAQFSTNAIAKDVRLMLHTSNLPLPATSAALESLVQVQRNGGGEHDFSEMLQVEANHPVS, encoded by the coding sequence ATGAGAATTGCATTTCTAGGCACAGGCCGCATGGGGACCGAACTGGTACTTCGACTCATCAGTTCTGGAAGCCACGATGTTGTGGTGTGGAACCGCACCCCAGATAAGGCCCACCGAAGCGTGGCCGGAGGAGCGAAGCTCGCCTTCACTCCTGAAAACGCAATCAAAGGCGCAGACCTCGTCATGACCTGCCTATTTGGGCCGGATGCTGTGGAGGAAATTGTCATGGCACCGGAACTTCTCCCCGAAGGTACGGTGTGGGCGGATGTCACCACAATTTCACCTGAGGATGCCAAGCGCCAAGCAGAATGGGCTGCCGCACGCGGTATCGATTTTGTTCACTCTCCTGTAGTGGGGACCCTCGGGCCGGCCCGCGCTGGAATGCTCGGCGTGTATGTTGGCGGCGCTTGCCCGCGCGCACGTGAAGTAGTGCACGAAGCCGTGAAAGCTTACGCAGATCCAGAAAGACTTCGATGCATGGAGAGCGCCTCAGAGGCGGCAACAGCCAAGTTGCTGGCAAACCTTGCTCTAGCCGTCACAGCACAGGGGGTCTCAGAGGCCATTAGGTTGGGGGCGGCGCAGAACCTCACCGCAGAACGCGTACTGGATCTGTTGGGATCCACAGGCTTGGCATGGATGGCCAACTTCAAGCGCGACTTCACGCTAGGGCGTGACACGGCTGAGGCTCAGTTCTCTACAAACGCCATCGCAAAGGATGTGCGGCTCATGCTGCACACATCCAACCTCCCGCTACCTGCCACCAGCGCGGCACTCGAATCGCTTGTGCAGGTGCAGCGCAACGGCGGAGGCGAACACGACTTCTCCGAGATGCTGCAGGTGGAAGCCAACCATCCAGTCAGTTAG